In a genomic window of Leifsonia xyli subsp. cynodontis DSM 46306:
- a CDS encoding zinc-dependent metalloprotease, giving the protein MGGEPDKDPEDEFRDMLREFLSGESVIDPSQLAGAAGLPNDPASIQQLLGQLQNALQNPGGGVNWDLATQQARTLAGQGAHSVTPAEHATLDQAFHVAALWLDGATTVAGLPGAPELIGRAEWARQTMPLWTQLAEPVALSISDALTRVLTEHAPEEMQGMIQNAGALMRSVGGALFAMQLGQAVGQLSKEVVSGGDIGIPLLTEGTAALVPQNVAEFGEGLDIPADQVQLYLAVRELAHARLFRHAKWLRLQLITQITAFAKGITIDTARLESLAENFDPANPEELREAMVSGALIPQKSEEQLETLGRLETMLALIEGWVDVVTASATGLLPRAGAIAETVRRRRASGGPAESAFATLVGLELRPRRLREAAAMWRAVTEAVGQEGRDALWSHPDLLPEPSDLDDPSQFVARLTALASGEEPERDAVDQAIEDLLREDGERPAEG; this is encoded by the coding sequence ATGGGCGGGGAACCGGACAAGGACCCGGAGGACGAGTTCCGGGACATGCTGCGCGAGTTCCTCTCCGGCGAGTCCGTGATCGACCCGAGCCAGCTCGCCGGAGCCGCCGGTCTCCCGAACGATCCGGCCAGCATCCAGCAGTTGCTCGGACAGTTGCAGAACGCCCTGCAGAACCCCGGCGGCGGCGTCAACTGGGACCTCGCGACCCAGCAGGCACGCACGCTGGCGGGCCAGGGCGCCCACTCCGTCACCCCGGCGGAGCACGCGACACTCGACCAGGCCTTCCATGTCGCCGCGCTCTGGCTCGACGGGGCCACGACCGTCGCGGGGCTCCCCGGCGCCCCCGAGCTGATCGGCCGCGCGGAGTGGGCGCGCCAGACGATGCCACTGTGGACGCAGCTCGCCGAGCCCGTCGCCCTCAGCATCTCCGACGCCCTCACCCGTGTCCTGACCGAACATGCTCCCGAAGAGATGCAGGGGATGATCCAGAACGCCGGCGCCCTGATGCGCTCGGTCGGCGGCGCCCTCTTCGCGATGCAGCTCGGCCAGGCGGTCGGACAGCTCTCCAAGGAAGTCGTCTCCGGGGGCGACATAGGCATTCCGCTCCTGACGGAAGGCACGGCGGCGCTCGTCCCCCAGAACGTCGCGGAGTTCGGCGAGGGACTCGATATCCCGGCCGACCAGGTCCAGCTCTACCTCGCGGTGCGCGAGCTCGCCCACGCGCGGCTGTTCCGGCACGCCAAATGGCTGCGGCTGCAGCTCATCACGCAGATCACCGCTTTCGCCAAAGGCATCACGATCGACACCGCGCGTCTGGAATCGCTGGCGGAGAACTTCGACCCGGCGAACCCAGAAGAGCTGCGCGAGGCGATGGTCTCCGGCGCCCTGATCCCGCAGAAGAGCGAGGAGCAGCTGGAGACGCTCGGGCGTCTCGAGACGATGCTCGCGCTCATCGAGGGCTGGGTGGATGTCGTGACCGCCAGCGCGACCGGCCTCCTCCCCCGGGCCGGCGCGATCGCGGAGACGGTGCGCCGCCGCCGCGCGTCCGGTGGGCCGGCCGAGTCCGCCTTCGCGACACTCGTGGGCCTGGAGCTCCGGCCGCGCCGCCTGCGCGAGGCCGCGGCGATGTGGCGGGCGGTGACGGAAGCCGTCGGCCAGGAGGGCCGTGACGCCCTCTGGTCGCACCCGGACCTGCTCCCTGAGCCGAGCGACCTGGATGATCCTTCCCAGTTCGTCGCTCGGCTGACCGCGTTGGCGTCGGGAGAGGAACCGGAACGGGACGCGGTCGACCAGGCGATCGAGGACCTGCTGCGCGAGGACGGGGAGCGCCCCGCCGAGGGGTGA
- a CDS encoding YlbL family protein, with product MTLLDDEAPYGRTQSGEDGDLHPAGRVAPSRRVVAGWIAIAFAVVLTLVLALVPAPFVIEQPGPVFNTLGTDQRVGAAPSKDAKELISIPGQKTYPTSGSLDLLTVSVVGNPDERPSWLSTLGAWFDPSRAVLPIDAVFPPGTTTQQSNAENAALMVDSQQDAVAAALAQLGYEFPQAVSVKQLIKGTPAATVLKDGDEITSVNGATVESVQGLRDLVAKNGTSKPAELGIVRDGSASTVQLTPVESGGRAVLGIGAGMDYTFPFEVKIQLDDVGGPSAGQMFALGIIDKLTPEELTGGRKIAGTGTIDNVGTIGPIGGIRQKMYAARDTGGAQYFLAPRSNCAEVTGHIPSGLQVFAVTTLADSLKVLKAVSAGTSTDGLPRCPAS from the coding sequence GTGACTCTCCTCGACGACGAAGCCCCATACGGGCGAACGCAGAGCGGCGAAGACGGCGACCTCCATCCGGCCGGGCGCGTCGCCCCCTCCCGCCGCGTCGTCGCCGGCTGGATCGCGATCGCCTTCGCCGTCGTCCTCACGCTGGTGCTCGCGCTCGTGCCCGCTCCGTTCGTGATCGAGCAGCCCGGGCCCGTCTTCAACACGCTCGGGACCGACCAGCGCGTCGGCGCCGCACCGTCCAAGGACGCGAAAGAGCTGATCAGCATCCCCGGGCAGAAGACCTACCCGACCTCGGGCTCCCTCGACTTGCTGACGGTCTCGGTGGTCGGCAACCCTGACGAGCGGCCGAGCTGGCTCAGCACCCTGGGCGCGTGGTTCGACCCGAGCCGCGCCGTGCTGCCGATCGACGCCGTCTTCCCGCCCGGGACCACGACGCAGCAGTCGAACGCCGAGAACGCGGCGTTGATGGTGGACTCGCAGCAGGATGCCGTCGCCGCCGCGCTCGCTCAGCTCGGCTACGAGTTCCCCCAGGCCGTCTCCGTCAAACAGCTCATCAAGGGTACACCCGCGGCGACCGTGCTGAAGGACGGGGATGAGATCACGAGCGTCAACGGCGCGACAGTGGAGAGCGTCCAGGGCCTTCGCGACCTCGTCGCGAAGAACGGCACCTCGAAGCCCGCCGAACTCGGGATCGTGCGGGACGGCTCGGCGAGCACCGTCCAGCTGACCCCTGTGGAGAGCGGGGGCCGTGCCGTGCTCGGGATCGGTGCGGGCATGGACTACACCTTCCCGTTCGAGGTGAAGATCCAGCTGGACGATGTGGGCGGCCCGAGCGCCGGCCAGATGTTCGCGCTCGGCATCATCGACAAGCTGACGCCGGAGGAGCTCACCGGCGGCAGGAAGATCGCCGGCACCGGGACGATCGACAATGTGGGAACGATCGGCCCCATCGGCGGCATCCGGCAGAAGATGTACGCCGCTCGCGACACCGGCGGCGCCCAGTACTTCCTAGCGCCGCGGTCCAACTGCGCTGAGGTGACCGGTCACATCCCCTCCGGTCTCCAGGTGTTCGCGGTCACGACGCTCGCCGACTCGCTGAAGGTGCTGAAGGCCGTGAGCGCGGGGACGAGCACCGACGGCCTGCCACGCTGCCCGGCCTCCTGA
- a CDS encoding UPF0182 family membrane protein translates to MTSAAAVRPPGRRRAAVWTTLGVIVALVILFFIFAGLYADILWYQQLGFLSVLTTQWFAAIAMFFIGFLGMALPLWLVIQLAYRLRPVYAKLNSQLDRYQQVIEPLRRLAMYGIPIVFGIFAGVSAASRWQTAAMWINGTPYGKTDLLFHLDIGFYLFALPFYRSAVGFASAVVLISLLATLATCYLYGSIRVSGREVRISRTARVQISVIAAVYLLLQGVSIWLDRYATVTDANVNNMINGAAYTDVSATIPGQAVLAVAAVFVALLFALTAFTGRWRFPVVGTALLIVAALVIGAIYPWAIQRFQVEPSQKTLETPYIQDSIEATRDAYGLSDIDVVPYNATTNAEAGALRQDAQTTAQIRIMDPAVISPSFQQLQQFRQYYSFPRNLNVDRYTLNGSQQDAVVSVRELNQSGLTSRSWYNDTVVYTHGYGMVAAYGNQRSSDGQPVFMEYGIPTQGTLGTYEPRVYFGQQSPTYSIVGAPKGAKSIELDYPGGDNDAQQTYTTFSGDGGPKLDNIFNRLVYALKFQDEQIVLSTAVNDDSQILYDRDPIKRVQKAAPYLTTDSQAYPAVIDGRIKWVVDGYTTSNQFPYSHVGSLSDAIADTETPKSAYAFDDINYIRNSVKATVDAYDGSVTLYAWDDKDPVLKTWQKIFPSTIKPISAMSAQLLQHVRYPSDLFKVQRSVLGQYHVTDAGSFYSRDDAWTPPNDPTSSPTDPTLQPPYYLTMQMPGQKAPTFSLYTTFIPQAASDSSRSILKGYLAVDADAGSTKGEVAPGYGKLRLLSLPSSDTIPGSGQVQNNFNSDPTVSQELNLLRQGKTDVTNGNLLTLPVGGGLLYVQPVYVKSTGETSYPILQKVLVAFGDKIAFEDTLDQALDSLFGGDSGATAGDNNVPTTPGGGSSGEAGSSGGGSGSSGTQSNAALQKALQQAKQALADREAALKAGDWAAYGAADSRLQQALQAAIAASEK, encoded by the coding sequence GTGACGTCAGCAGCTGCAGTTCGACCCCCAGGACGCCGTCGGGCGGCCGTCTGGACCACTCTCGGGGTGATCGTGGCGCTGGTGATCCTGTTCTTCATCTTCGCCGGGCTGTACGCCGACATCCTCTGGTACCAGCAGCTCGGCTTCCTCAGCGTGCTGACGACGCAGTGGTTCGCGGCCATCGCGATGTTCTTCATCGGGTTCCTGGGGATGGCCCTGCCGCTCTGGCTCGTCATCCAGCTGGCGTACCGGCTGCGCCCCGTCTACGCGAAGCTGAACAGCCAGCTGGACCGTTACCAGCAGGTGATCGAGCCGCTGCGGCGGCTCGCGATGTACGGCATCCCGATCGTTTTCGGGATCTTCGCGGGTGTCTCGGCGGCCAGCCGCTGGCAGACGGCCGCGATGTGGATCAACGGCACGCCGTACGGCAAGACGGACCTGCTCTTCCACCTCGACATCGGCTTCTACCTGTTCGCGCTGCCGTTCTACCGCAGTGCGGTCGGCTTCGCCTCGGCGGTCGTCCTCATCTCGCTGCTCGCCACGCTCGCGACCTGCTATCTGTACGGCTCGATCCGGGTCAGCGGCCGCGAGGTGCGCATCTCCCGGACGGCCCGGGTGCAGATCTCGGTCATCGCCGCCGTCTACCTGCTGCTCCAGGGTGTGAGCATCTGGCTGGACCGCTATGCCACCGTGACCGATGCCAACGTCAACAATATGATCAACGGTGCGGCCTACACCGATGTGAGCGCGACGATCCCGGGCCAGGCCGTGCTGGCCGTCGCCGCCGTGTTCGTGGCCCTCCTCTTCGCTCTCACCGCGTTCACCGGCCGCTGGCGGTTCCCGGTCGTCGGAACCGCGCTGCTCATCGTGGCCGCTCTCGTCATCGGAGCGATCTATCCGTGGGCGATCCAGCGCTTCCAGGTGGAGCCGAGCCAGAAGACACTCGAGACGCCCTATATCCAGGACTCGATCGAAGCCACCCGGGACGCCTACGGCCTGAGCGATATCGACGTCGTTCCGTACAACGCCACGACGAACGCCGAAGCGGGCGCTCTGCGGCAGGACGCGCAGACCACCGCGCAGATCCGGATCATGGACCCGGCCGTGATCAGCCCGTCGTTCCAGCAGTTGCAGCAGTTCCGCCAGTACTACTCGTTCCCGCGGAACCTCAATGTCGACCGGTACACCCTCAACGGCAGCCAGCAGGACGCCGTGGTCTCGGTGCGCGAGCTCAACCAGTCGGGCCTCACCAGCCGCAGCTGGTACAACGACACGGTCGTCTACACCCACGGCTACGGGATGGTCGCCGCATACGGCAACCAGCGCTCCAGCGACGGCCAGCCGGTGTTCATGGAGTACGGCATCCCGACCCAGGGCACGCTCGGCACGTACGAGCCGCGGGTCTACTTCGGCCAGCAGTCGCCGACCTACTCCATCGTGGGAGCGCCGAAGGGCGCCAAATCCATCGAGCTCGACTACCCTGGTGGCGACAACGACGCCCAGCAGACATACACCACTTTCAGCGGCGACGGCGGTCCGAAGCTCGACAACATCTTCAACCGTCTGGTCTATGCGCTGAAGTTCCAGGACGAGCAGATCGTCCTCTCCACCGCGGTCAACGACGACTCGCAGATCCTCTACGACCGCGACCCGATCAAGCGTGTGCAGAAGGCGGCTCCCTACCTGACGACGGACTCGCAGGCCTACCCCGCCGTCATCGACGGCCGCATCAAATGGGTCGTCGACGGGTACACCACGAGCAACCAGTTCCCCTATTCGCATGTCGGCAGCCTCAGCGACGCCATCGCAGACACCGAGACGCCGAAGTCGGCCTATGCCTTCGACGACATCAACTACATCCGCAACTCGGTGAAGGCGACCGTGGACGCTTACGACGGCTCCGTGACGCTTTACGCCTGGGACGACAAGGACCCGGTGCTGAAGACCTGGCAGAAGATCTTCCCGTCGACCATCAAGCCGATCAGCGCGATGAGCGCCCAGCTGCTTCAGCATGTGCGCTACCCGTCGGATCTGTTCAAGGTGCAGCGCTCGGTCCTCGGCCAGTACCACGTCACCGACGCCGGTTCCTTCTACTCACGCGACGACGCCTGGACGCCGCCGAACGACCCCACTTCGTCGCCGACGGACCCGACACTGCAACCGCCGTACTACCTGACGATGCAGATGCCGGGACAGAAAGCGCCGACGTTCTCGCTCTACACCACGTTCATCCCGCAGGCCGCGAGCGACTCCAGCCGTTCGATCCTGAAGGGCTATCTGGCGGTGGACGCGGACGCAGGCTCGACCAAGGGCGAAGTGGCCCCCGGCTACGGCAAGCTCAGACTCCTGTCGCTCCCCTCCAGCGACACCATCCCGGGGTCTGGGCAGGTGCAGAACAACTTCAACTCCGATCCGACCGTGTCTCAGGAGCTCAACCTACTGAGACAGGGCAAGACGGATGTGACCAACGGCAACCTCCTGACGCTGCCGGTGGGAGGCGGCCTGCTGTATGTGCAGCCGGTCTACGTCAAATCGACCGGTGAGACCAGCTATCCGATCCTGCAGAAGGTGCTCGTCGCCTTCGGCGACAAGATCGCGTTCGAGGACACACTCGACCAGGCGCTCGACTCGCTGTTCGGCGGCGACTCCGGCGCGACGGCCGGCGACAACAATGTCCCGACCACGCCCGGCGGCGGATCGAGTGGCGAGGCTGGCTCCAGTGGCGGTGGCTCGGGTTCCTCGGGGACGCAGAGCAACGCCGCCCTGCAAAAGGCGCTTCAGCAGGCCAAGCAGGCGCTCGCCGACCGGGAAGCGGCACTGAAGGCGGGCGATTGGGCCGCCTACGGCGCGGCGGACTCCCGCTTGCAGCAGGCCCTCCAAGCCGCCATCGCCGCCTCCGAAAAATAA
- a CDS encoding PHP domain-containing protein, which produces MTALLRGDFHVHSTFSDDARSTLTENIAAAHAAGLELLRLTDHVRASTTWVPEFLAAVAAESVPEGLTVLTGVEAKLLDVSGAVDAPAGLVVGAGGVGAVVIGDHQFPGTDGPWSPEATRARLAAGLSADDALDLLVTASIRAMERTPNAQLAHWFSILPKVGLSEEQLGDDRLLAWASAATATGTIVEVNEKWDCPGPAAVAALQSAGARIVASTDSHQAGDVGRYERVSAILDAAAVIRRPKGDQ; this is translated from the coding sequence ATGACAGCTCTGCTGCGTGGCGACTTCCACGTCCACTCCACTTTTTCGGACGACGCGCGGAGCACCCTCACGGAGAACATCGCCGCGGCGCACGCGGCCGGCCTGGAGCTGCTGCGGTTGACCGATCACGTCCGGGCGTCGACGACCTGGGTGCCCGAGTTCCTCGCGGCGGTGGCCGCGGAGTCCGTGCCGGAAGGGCTCACCGTCCTCACCGGTGTCGAGGCGAAGCTGCTGGATGTGTCCGGGGCGGTCGACGCCCCGGCCGGTCTCGTCGTCGGAGCGGGCGGCGTCGGCGCCGTGGTCATCGGCGACCACCAGTTCCCCGGAACCGACGGGCCCTGGTCGCCAGAGGCGACGCGCGCCCGGCTCGCCGCCGGACTCTCCGCGGACGACGCGCTCGACCTGCTGGTGACCGCCAGCATCCGGGCGATGGAGCGCACGCCGAACGCGCAGCTCGCGCACTGGTTCTCGATCCTGCCCAAGGTGGGTCTCAGCGAGGAGCAGCTCGGCGACGACCGGCTGCTCGCCTGGGCCTCCGCCGCGACCGCGACCGGCACGATCGTCGAGGTCAACGAGAAGTGGGACTGCCCGGGACCCGCTGCCGTCGCTGCGCTCCAGAGCGCCGGAGCGCGTATCGTCGCCTCCACCGATAGCCACCAGGCCGGCGACGTCGGCCGGTATGAGCGCGTGAGCGCCATCCTCGATGCGGCCGCCGTGATCCGGCGGCCGAAGGGAGACCAATGA
- a CDS encoding response regulator codes for MSEPLKRVVIADDDDDIRTLMMIAAGRAGVEIVAAVDNGLAALAAVRTGDIDLAVLDISMPGLNGVEVAGAIRGDTGMRSTLILMVSASVQLLTDHGVVADRSDSFIIKPFSPRLLSQRIREMLAIGEPA; via the coding sequence GTGAGCGAGCCTCTGAAACGCGTCGTCATCGCGGATGACGACGACGATATCCGCACCCTGATGATGATCGCCGCGGGCCGCGCCGGCGTCGAGATCGTCGCCGCCGTCGACAACGGGCTGGCGGCCCTCGCCGCGGTCCGCACCGGCGACATCGACCTGGCTGTCCTCGACATCTCGATGCCCGGGCTCAACGGAGTCGAAGTCGCGGGGGCGATCCGCGGCGACACGGGGATGCGCAGCACGCTCATCCTCATGGTGTCGGCCTCCGTGCAGCTCCTGACCGATCACGGTGTCGTCGCCGATCGCTCGGACAGCTTCATCATCAAGCCTTTCAGCCCGAGGTTGCTCTCGCAGCGCATCCGCGAGATGCTGGCGATCGGAGAGCCGGCATGA
- a CDS encoding sensor histidine kinase produces the protein MAASVESAGPVAANAKVELVSEVPEHPVEVLGDTVRLGQAVDNLVSNALKFTPAGGTVTVTLRGTEEVVITVTDTGIGIPAVELSSLSQRFFRASTATRNAVPGVGLGLTITKVIVTAHGGRLDIQSEEGVGTSISLHLPAGKPAPAEQVAPEVQAAT, from the coding sequence ATGGCGGCCTCGGTGGAGTCCGCCGGACCGGTCGCGGCGAACGCGAAGGTGGAGCTCGTCAGCGAAGTGCCCGAGCATCCCGTCGAGGTTCTCGGCGACACGGTCCGTCTGGGGCAGGCTGTGGACAATCTCGTCTCGAACGCGCTCAAGTTCACTCCGGCCGGTGGGACGGTCACCGTCACCCTGCGGGGGACGGAGGAGGTGGTGATCACCGTCACCGACACCGGCATCGGCATCCCGGCCGTGGAGCTGAGCAGCCTCTCGCAGCGCTTCTTCCGTGCGTCGACGGCGACACGCAACGCGGTTCCAGGGGTGGGCCTCGGGCTCACGATCACGAAGGTGATCGTGACGGCGCACGGCGGTCGTCTCGACATCCAGAGCGAAGAGGGCGTCGGCACCTCGATCAGCCTGCACCTGCCCGCGGGGAAGCCCGCGCCGGCGGAGCAGGTGGCTCCCGAGGTCCAGGCGGCCACGTGA
- a CDS encoding glycosyltransferase family 2 protein, protein MADPAIAVVVLTQGTRPVELRRGVESVLAQSGVCTDIVVVGNGWDPATAEPALPAGVKTLAVPENLGIPAGRNRGVPLVEGETLFFLDDDAALPEPTFLADGVALIRADPGIGMLQPRLRDPDGKPAPRRWIPRIRKGDASQSGNVFSILEAAVLLPRTVFDAAGGWADPFFYAHEGIDLAWKVWDQGKRVWYTGDLVAEHPAVSPTRHSYYYRLNARNRVWLARRNLPAVLVPLYIGSWTGIQLLRWFRKPAVLRAWFGGWAEGWRADPGERKPLRWRTVWRMTRAGRPPIV, encoded by the coding sequence GTGGCTGACCCGGCGATCGCCGTCGTGGTGCTCACACAGGGCACGCGGCCGGTGGAGCTGCGCCGCGGCGTCGAGTCCGTCCTGGCGCAGTCCGGCGTGTGTACGGATATCGTCGTGGTCGGGAACGGCTGGGACCCGGCGACCGCGGAGCCCGCGCTGCCCGCGGGCGTCAAGACCCTCGCGGTGCCGGAGAACCTGGGCATCCCGGCCGGACGGAACCGCGGCGTCCCGCTGGTCGAGGGCGAGACGCTGTTCTTCCTGGACGACGACGCCGCCCTCCCGGAGCCGACATTCCTCGCCGACGGAGTCGCCCTCATCCGGGCCGACCCGGGCATCGGGATGCTCCAGCCACGGCTGCGAGACCCGGACGGCAAGCCCGCTCCACGCCGCTGGATCCCGCGCATCCGGAAGGGCGACGCCTCGCAGTCCGGAAACGTGTTCTCCATCCTGGAAGCGGCCGTGCTGCTCCCCCGGACGGTCTTCGACGCCGCCGGTGGCTGGGCCGACCCGTTCTTCTACGCCCACGAGGGCATCGATCTGGCGTGGAAGGTCTGGGATCAGGGCAAGCGGGTCTGGTACACCGGCGACCTGGTGGCCGAGCACCCCGCTGTCTCCCCCACTCGGCACTCGTACTACTACCGGCTCAACGCGCGCAATCGTGTCTGGCTCGCACGGCGGAACCTGCCCGCCGTGCTCGTACCGCTGTACATCGGCTCGTGGACCGGCATCCAGCTGCTGCGCTGGTTCCGCAAACCGGCTGTCCTCCGCGCCTGGTTCGGCGGCTGGGCGGAGGGCTGGCGTGCCGATCCCGGCGAGCGGAAGCCCCTGCGCTGGCGAACGGTGTGGCGGATGACGCGCGCCGGCCGGCCGCCGATCGTCTAG
- a CDS encoding CDP-alcohol phosphatidyltransferase family protein, producing MSAPGSGARPARPSSIAQLRAVAQPPEVRGRRNAEHWTASLYLRTLSPYLTWLLLRTSISANGVTGLMILTGWATAVSLLVPGIGGAALALVLGQAQMLVDCCDGEVARWRGTSSPAGIFLDNVGHYSTETLIAIALGIRAAGYPFETPADFLWTTLGTLLALIVVLNKALNDMVRVARGDAGLPKLADTQSEYAPTHGLIARLRRAARFVPFHRLYHSVELTMLIFVSAIAGLVIGPVLADRILLCALVPLALLALIGHFVTIMASKRVRG from the coding sequence ATGTCAGCACCCGGTTCCGGCGCGCGACCCGCACGGCCGTCTTCGATCGCCCAGCTCCGGGCGGTCGCCCAGCCGCCCGAGGTCCGCGGCCGCCGCAACGCCGAACACTGGACGGCCTCCCTCTATCTGCGCACCCTCTCGCCCTACCTGACCTGGTTGCTGCTGAGAACGTCGATCTCGGCCAACGGCGTGACCGGCCTGATGATCCTCACCGGCTGGGCGACCGCCGTGAGCCTGCTCGTCCCGGGCATCGGCGGCGCCGCCCTCGCCCTCGTGCTCGGCCAGGCGCAGATGCTGGTGGACTGCTGCGACGGCGAGGTGGCCCGCTGGCGCGGGACCTCCTCACCCGCGGGCATCTTCCTCGACAATGTCGGGCACTACTCCACCGAGACGCTGATCGCGATCGCTCTCGGCATCCGCGCGGCGGGCTACCCCTTCGAGACGCCCGCGGACTTCCTCTGGACAACCCTCGGCACACTGCTCGCGCTGATCGTCGTGCTGAACAAGGCGCTCAACGACATGGTGCGCGTCGCGCGCGGCGACGCCGGGCTGCCGAAACTCGCGGACACGCAGTCCGAGTACGCGCCGACACACGGCCTCATCGCCAGGCTGCGGCGGGCGGCGCGCTTCGTGCCGTTCCACCGTCTGTACCACTCGGTCGAGCTGACCATGCTCATCTTCGTGTCCGCGATCGCCGGGCTCGTCATCGGGCCGGTGCTGGCGGACCGCATCCTCCTCTGCGCCCTGGTTCCGCTCGCCCTGCTCGCACTGATCGGGCACTTCGTGACGATCATGGCGTCGAAGCGGGTCCGTGGCTGA
- a CDS encoding glycosyltransferase family 2 protein, with product MDRMQHDSTRTLPGVSYVMPVLNEATHVRAAVDSLLAQDYTGPFEVTIALGPSIDGTTELVEELAAVDSRIRVVGNEAGSTPAGLNLAIRESSYPIVVRVDAHSVLPTDYARIAVETILETGADNVGGLMDAQGTTPFERAVARAYGSRVGLGGTKLHVGGEAGAAETVYLGVFRRDRLLEVGLFDEEIKRGQDWELNRRLRHSGGTVWFTPRLKVTYRPRPNLYRLARQFFSTGVWRGELARRFPASNGLRYFAPPVMVLGFALGVLLGIGGGVQAALGGTPWLLWGLAVPAAYLVIVVVSALLWGGKDGFSSLLWFLVVLPCIHFSWGVGFVLGYLSLTRNITAHTGR from the coding sequence ATGGACCGAATGCAGCACGACAGTACGAGAACCCTCCCCGGTGTCTCCTATGTGATGCCTGTGCTCAACGAAGCGACCCATGTCCGGGCCGCTGTGGACAGTCTGCTCGCCCAGGACTACACCGGCCCGTTCGAGGTCACCATCGCGCTCGGCCCGAGCATCGACGGGACGACCGAACTGGTCGAGGAGCTGGCCGCTGTCGACTCCCGCATCCGCGTGGTCGGCAACGAGGCCGGTTCGACGCCGGCCGGACTGAACCTCGCCATCCGCGAGTCGAGCTATCCGATCGTGGTCCGCGTCGACGCCCACAGCGTGCTCCCCACGGACTACGCGCGCATCGCTGTCGAGACCATCCTGGAGACCGGCGCGGACAATGTGGGCGGTCTGATGGATGCCCAGGGAACCACCCCGTTCGAGCGTGCCGTCGCCCGGGCGTACGGCAGCCGCGTCGGCCTCGGCGGCACCAAGCTGCATGTCGGCGGCGAAGCGGGCGCGGCGGAGACCGTGTACCTCGGCGTGTTCCGCCGCGACCGGCTTCTGGAGGTCGGCCTGTTCGATGAGGAGATCAAGCGCGGGCAGGACTGGGAGCTCAACCGGCGGCTGCGGCACAGCGGCGGCACGGTGTGGTTCACACCGCGTCTCAAGGTCACCTACCGTCCCCGGCCGAACCTGTATCGCCTCGCACGGCAGTTCTTCTCCACGGGCGTTTGGCGCGGCGAACTGGCGCGGCGCTTCCCCGCGTCGAACGGCCTGCGCTACTTCGCCCCGCCGGTGATGGTGCTCGGTTTCGCTCTGGGCGTGCTGCTCGGGATCGGCGGCGGCGTGCAGGCGGCGCTCGGCGGCACACCCTGGCTTTTGTGGGGGCTGGCCGTCCCGGCGGCCTACCTCGTCATCGTCGTGGTGTCGGCACTGCTGTGGGGCGGCAAGGACGGCTTTTCGTCCCTGCTCTGGTTTCTCGTAGTCTTGCCCTGCATCCATTTCAGCTGGGGGGTCGGCTTCGTGCTCGGATACCTCTCGCTCACCCGCAACATCACGGCCCACACGGGAAGGTAG